Proteins encoded by one window of Streptomyces uncialis:
- the cyaB gene encoding class IV adenylate cyclase, giving the protein MIEAELKARVHTPEAVTQALDDRADARVEVYKDSYYDQPDGELSRAGKELRVRTVHGAHGAHTFLTFKGASVDETSGSKPEYETRVEDAAAAHAIVRGLGHVLVIAFEKRCRNYAFEACGRHMLATLVRVPEVDGTFLEIETLVEEHDVSAALDDIRSVLGDLDIGPEDLTRDTYTDAVSAQRAT; this is encoded by the coding sequence GTGATCGAGGCCGAACTCAAAGCGCGGGTGCACACGCCCGAGGCGGTGACGCAAGCTCTCGACGATCGAGCCGACGCACGTGTCGAGGTGTACAAGGACAGCTACTACGACCAGCCCGATGGGGAACTCAGCCGTGCAGGCAAGGAACTGCGGGTGCGCACCGTGCACGGCGCGCACGGCGCCCACACCTTCCTAACCTTCAAGGGCGCTTCCGTTGACGAGACATCGGGTTCAAAACCCGAGTACGAGACCCGGGTCGAAGACGCTGCGGCGGCCCACGCCATCGTGCGCGGACTCGGCCATGTACTGGTCATCGCCTTCGAAAAGCGGTGCCGCAACTACGCCTTCGAGGCGTGCGGACGTCACATGCTCGCCACTCTCGTCCGTGTGCCCGAGGTCGACGGCACGTTCCTGGAGATCGAGACGCTGGTGGAGGAACATGACGTATCGGCGGCCCTGGACGACATCCGCTCTGTTCTCGGCGATCTGGACATCGGTCCAGAGGATCTGACCCGGGACACCTACACGGACGCCGTCAGTGCTCAGCGTGCGACCTGA